The genomic interval ACTGGGACTTGCCAGAATTCTCAAAGCAGAGATGGAGTCAATAGGATTGAAAGAAGTTGTTCTGGATGATTATGGGTATGTGTTGGGGACCTTGCCATCAAATATCGAATCCGACATACCTGTTATCGGATTTATAGCCCACATGGATACCAGCCCCGATATGAGCGGAAAGGAGATCAAACCTTCGAT from Mesotoga infera carries:
- a CDS encoding peptidase T (catalyzes the release of the N-terminal amino acid from a tripeptide), with the translated sequence MMERLIKRFLEYVSVETTSSFESKTFPSTNTQLGLARILKAEMESIGLKEVVLDDYGYVLGTLPSNIESDIPVIGFIAHMDTSPDMSGKEIKPS